In Clostridium swellfunianum, a genomic segment contains:
- a CDS encoding carbohydrate ABC transporter permease, producing MIIKRSAGEKVFDIFNVLFMVILMIACAYPLLYVLFASLSDPYRLMQHRGILLKPLGFTLSGYALVFKNPSIITGFLNTLFYVVVGVSINLLLTCMSAYVLSRKNLLFGKPLMLMVTITMFFSGGLIPFFLQVQRLGLIDSRLAIILPSALSVWNLIVMRTAFRSIPESLIESAKIDGANDFTILFRIVIPVSKATLAVIALFYAVGQWNSWFNAMIFLRDRSKYPLQLILREILISNETREMMNLPKGSAQFIKADAYKTLIKYSTVIVSTIPILCAYPFLQKYFVKGVMIGSIKE from the coding sequence ATGATTATTAAAAGAAGTGCCGGAGAGAAAGTCTTTGATATATTCAATGTTTTATTTATGGTTATATTAATGATTGCCTGTGCTTATCCGCTTTTATATGTATTGTTTGCTTCTCTAAGTGATCCTTATAGGCTTATGCAGCATAGGGGAATTCTTCTGAAACCTTTAGGATTTACACTCAGCGGATACGCACTAGTATTTAAAAATCCAAGTATTATAACAGGTTTTTTAAATACATTATTTTATGTTGTAGTTGGTGTAAGCATAAACTTATTATTAACCTGCATGTCTGCTTATGTTTTATCTAGAAAAAACCTACTTTTTGGAAAGCCTTTAATGCTTATGGTAACTATAACAATGTTTTTTAGCGGTGGGCTTATTCCTTTCTTTCTACAGGTACAAAGACTTGGACTTATAGACAGTAGATTGGCAATTATACTTCCATCAGCTTTATCTGTATGGAATCTTATTGTAATGAGGACTGCCTTTAGAAGCATACCAGAAAGTCTTATAGAGTCAGCGAAGATAGATGGAGCTAATGACTTTACAATATTATTTAGGATAGTAATCCCGGTATCAAAGGCTACTTTGGCAGTTATTGCTTTATTTTACGCTGTTGGACAGTGGAACTCCTGGTTTAACGCAATGATTTTTTTAAGGGATAGAAGTAAATATCCTCTGCAGCTTATACTAAGAGAAATTTTAATTTCTAATGAAACAAGAGAAATGATGAATCTTCCTAAGGGTTCAGCACAATTTATTAAAGCAGATGCTTATAAAACTTTAATAAAATATAGTACTGTAATTGTTTCTACAATTCCTATATTATGTGCTTATCCGTTTTTACAAAAGTATTTTGTTAAGGGTGTTATGATAGGCTCTATTAAAGAATAG
- a CDS encoding LacI family DNA-binding transcriptional regulator: MATIKEIAEKAGVSLATVSRVLNYDDTLNVSDTTKKRIFEIAQEMEYVTTKNRKSKKVLYQVCIVKGYSEKEELEDTYYLSIRLSVEKALKEENIDYVVMAKDELISEKLRTADGVLAIGVFSNKEVENLKTFNSDIIFVDSDPDDEDFDCVVISMRKVVNKVLSYLISLGHNEIGYIGGIDSFNGEEEKYIDYRERWFREYMKEKGTLNENYVKVGSFTPSSGYELMKKILDSGDFPRAFFVANDSMAIGAYRAVMEKGLVIPDDISIIGCNDISTAQFIVPPLTTVKINTNYIGETAVELLVERIKSGRKASKKIVLPTSLVVRESCKSIL, translated from the coding sequence ATGGCTACTATTAAGGAAATAGCTGAAAAAGCTGGGGTATCATTGGCTACGGTTTCCAGAGTTTTAAACTACGATGATACATTAAACGTATCAGATACAACTAAAAAAAGAATATTTGAAATTGCACAGGAAATGGAATATGTTACAACTAAAAATAGAAAAAGCAAAAAGGTTTTATACCAAGTTTGCATTGTTAAAGGATATTCGGAAAAGGAAGAACTAGAAGATACCTATTATTTATCCATCAGACTTTCCGTAGAAAAAGCTCTAAAAGAAGAGAATATAGATTATGTTGTGATGGCTAAAGATGAACTGATAAGTGAAAAACTAAGAACTGCTGACGGGGTATTAGCTATTGGGGTTTTCTCAAATAAGGAGGTAGAAAACCTTAAAACATTCAATAGCGATATAATATTTGTAGACAGTGATCCTGATGATGAAGATTTTGACTGTGTAGTGATTAGTATGAGAAAAGTAGTTAATAAAGTTTTGAGTTACTTGATTTCTCTTGGGCATAATGAGATTGGGTACATCGGAGGCATAGACAGCTTTAATGGAGAAGAAGAAAAGTATATAGATTATAGAGAACGCTGGTTTAGGGAATATATGAAAGAAAAGGGTACCCTAAACGAGAATTATGTTAAGGTAGGAAGTTTCACACCTTCCAGCGGATATGAATTAATGAAAAAGATTTTAGATTCAGGGGATTTCCCTAGGGCTTTTTTCGTTGCTAATGATTCTATGGCTATTGGAGCATATAGAGCAGTTATGGAAAAAGGTCTTGTGATTCCTGATGATATAAGCATTATAGGATGTAACGACATATCAACTGCTCAATTTATTGTTCCACCATTGACTACAGTGAAGATAAATACTAATTATATTGGTGAAACTGCCGTTGAGCTGCTAGTAGAAAGAATAAAGTCTGGTAGAAAAGCAAGTAAAAAGATAGTATTGCCTACTTCGCTGGTAGTTAGGGAAAGCTGCAAGAGTATCCTTTAA
- a CDS encoding type III pantothenate kinase, with amino-acid sequence MILVLDVGNTNIVLGAYEGKELIADWRLATDHKRTADEYGIQVTQLFMQKNISLSKVEGVIISSVVPNIMYTIEHMVRKYFNKTAIVVGPGIKTGINVKYDNPKEVGADRIVNAVAAHEMYPNRPLILIDFGTATTFCAITRNGDYLGGTICPGIKISAEALFEKAAKLPRVELVKTPGVICKNTVNSMQAGIIYGYTGSVDFIVEKMKKEMEAYGEVSPMVIATGGLATLISKDSKHIEKVIHYLTLEGLRIIYDKNREQVV; translated from the coding sequence TTGATTTTAGTTTTAGATGTTGGAAATACAAATATAGTTCTTGGAGCCTATGAAGGAAAGGAATTAATCGCTGACTGGAGATTGGCTACAGACCATAAGAGGACAGCTGATGAATATGGAATACAAGTTACTCAGCTTTTCATGCAAAAGAATATCAGCCTTTCAAAGGTTGAAGGAGTAATAATATCTTCTGTTGTTCCTAATATTATGTATACTATTGAACATATGGTGAGAAAATATTTTAACAAAACAGCCATAGTTGTTGGTCCTGGAATTAAGACAGGCATAAATGTGAAGTATGATAATCCGAAGGAAGTAGGAGCAGATAGAATTGTTAATGCAGTAGCTGCTCATGAGATGTATCCCAATAGGCCACTTATATTAATCGATTTTGGTACAGCCACAACTTTTTGCGCTATAACTAGAAACGGTGACTATTTAGGGGGGACCATATGCCCAGGTATAAAGATTTCTGCAGAAGCCTTATTTGAAAAGGCTGCAAAGCTTCCAAGAGTTGAACTTGTAAAAACACCTGGAGTTATATGCAAAAACACAGTAAACAGTATGCAGGCGGGTATCATTTATGGCTATACTGGGTCTGTGGACTTTATAGTTGAAAAGATGAAAAAGGAAATGGAAGCCTATGGCGAGGTTTCTCCAATGGTTATTGCGACCGGAGGTTTAGCAACTTTAATAAGCAAAGATTCAAAGCATATAGAGAAGGTTATACATTACTTAACATTAGAAGGGTTAAGAATAATATACGATAAGAATAG
- a CDS encoding HsmA family protein has product MLISAIITITAALVFYTIGVWSEKIQGELKKWHLGIFWAGLVFDTVGTTIMSKIASGGFKLNFHGITGLLAILLMLFHAAWATVVLVKNDTKAKKDFHKFSIIVWLIWLVPFISGAVFGMSR; this is encoded by the coding sequence ATGTTAATTTCTGCAATAATTACTATAACTGCAGCACTTGTTTTTTATACTATCGGAGTATGGAGTGAAAAAATACAAGGTGAATTGAAGAAATGGCACTTAGGTATATTCTGGGCTGGCTTGGTATTTGACACTGTAGGAACAACCATTATGAGTAAGATTGCAAGTGGAGGCTTCAAATTAAACTTCCATGGTATAACAGGTTTATTAGCAATTCTTTTGATGCTTTTCCATGCAGCATGGGCTACGGTGGTTTTAGTTAAAAATGATACAAAAGCTAAAAAGGACTTCCATAAGTTTAGTATTATTGTATGGCTTATCTGGCTAGTACCTTTTATATCTGGTGCAGTTTTCGGTATGTCAAGATAA
- a CDS encoding biotin/lipoyl-containing protein, which translates to MKKYYVTVNGNRYEVEVEEVKNNFDNMNEPAPQAQQSQAQPAASTASSAATKKTQSKNTPSEGEKINCPMPGTIVNINIKEGDSIKKGDLLFVLEAMKMENEIVSPVDGTVASIAVTKGETVNTEDLLAVIE; encoded by the coding sequence ATGAAAAAATATTATGTAACGGTGAATGGAAATAGATACGAAGTTGAAGTTGAAGAGGTTAAAAACAATTTTGATAATATGAATGAACCTGCTCCTCAGGCTCAACAGTCTCAAGCACAGCCAGCTGCTTCGACAGCATCTTCTGCAGCAACAAAAAAAACACAATCTAAGAATACTCCATCTGAAGGAGAGAAGATAAACTGTCCAATGCCGGGGACTATAGTGAACATTAACATTAAAGAAGGAGATTCTATTAAGAAAGGTGATTTGCTGTTTGTATTAGAAGCAATGAAAATGGAGAATGAAATTGTATCACCTGTGGATGGTACTGTAGCAAGTATAGCTGTAACTAAAGGAGAAACTGTTAATACAGAAGATTTACTAGCTGTTATTGAATAG
- a CDS encoding acyl-CoA carboxylase subunit beta — protein sequence MNNIENLLNIKKQSEKGGGDSKIEAQHNLSKLTARERIGVLLDRGSFIETGSLVEKNGGGVITGYGTIDGRLVYVFSQDYTVEGGSINEANSNKIVRIMNMAIKMGAPIIQIFDSVGARIDSGMDALGAYGCIIRKNAELSGVVPQIAVIAGACTGLAAVSAAMSDFTIMVEKSGELYISSPERLSSKEVKYVDLDMYGDAIGTSKNGTAQLTAKDDKEALEVVRRIMSYIPLNNLELSPVYSSEVLSVPESRLDEIAKEENYDIYEIVNLLGDKDSLLEINGNFRPEVLTGLVKINGLTVGVMASDKIENNEGICIRALDKLTKFVKLCSCFNIPILSLVDTKGFIVSLDEEKRGLALAVSKLIYALAESKVPKLSLIIGEAYGSAYIVLASKEAAFDVTFAWPGAKIAVSEPEALIMALHKEEILQANNPKAMEAEIIKKYKAQITNPYIAAEKGYIDDMILPSESRIRIFGVLDMLQSKREIGYPKKHGSVLV from the coding sequence ATGAATAATATAGAGAACTTACTAAATATAAAAAAACAAAGTGAAAAAGGTGGTGGGGATTCGAAGATTGAGGCTCAACATAATTTAAGCAAGCTAACTGCCAGAGAGAGGATTGGTGTTTTGCTTGATAGGGGAAGTTTTATAGAAACAGGTTCTTTAGTTGAAAAAAATGGTGGAGGGGTAATAACTGGATATGGAACTATTGATGGAAGGCTTGTATATGTCTTTAGTCAGGATTATACAGTAGAAGGTGGAAGCATAAACGAGGCTAATAGCAATAAAATAGTTAGAATAATGAACATGGCTATTAAGATGGGCGCTCCTATAATTCAGATTTTTGACTCTGTAGGCGCTAGAATCGATAGTGGTATGGATGCTTTGGGGGCATACGGATGCATCATTAGAAAGAATGCAGAGCTTTCGGGTGTCGTCCCACAGATAGCTGTTATAGCAGGAGCATGCACTGGTCTTGCAGCTGTAAGTGCAGCAATGAGTGATTTTACAATAATGGTTGAAAAATCAGGAGAGCTTTATATAAGTTCACCAGAGAGATTAAGCAGCAAGGAAGTAAAGTATGTAGATTTAGATATGTATGGTGATGCTATAGGTACAAGTAAAAATGGAACTGCGCAACTTACTGCAAAGGATGATAAAGAAGCTTTAGAGGTAGTTAGAAGAATCATGTCCTACATACCTTTAAATAATCTTGAACTTTCACCAGTTTACAGCAGTGAGGTGTTAAGTGTTCCTGAAAGTCGGTTAGATGAAATTGCAAAAGAAGAAAATTATGATATATACGAAATTGTAAATTTATTAGGTGACAAGGATAGCCTTCTTGAGATAAATGGAAACTTTAGACCTGAGGTTTTGACAGGGTTAGTTAAAATAAATGGATTAACTGTTGGAGTTATGGCAAGTGATAAAATAGAGAATAATGAAGGTATTTGTATAAGGGCTTTAGATAAGCTTACTAAGTTTGTTAAGCTATGCAGCTGCTTTAATATTCCTATATTAAGCCTTGTAGATACTAAAGGCTTTATTGTTAGTCTTGATGAAGAAAAGAGAGGCTTAGCTTTAGCGGTTTCAAAGCTTATTTATGCATTAGCGGAGTCTAAAGTGCCTAAATTGTCATTAATTATAGGAGAAGCATATGGAAGCGCTTATATAGTGCTTGCCAGCAAGGAAGCAGCATTTGATGTTACTTTTGCATGGCCGGGTGCAAAAATTGCTGTAAGTGAACCAGAAGCGCTTATAATGGCACTTCACAAAGAAGAAATCTTGCAGGCTAATAATCCAAAAGCAATGGAAGCCGAGATAATTAAGAAATACAAAGCTCAAATAACAAATCCGTATATTGCAGCAGAAAAAGGATACATAGATGATATGATTCTTCCTTCTGAGTCTAGGATAAGAATATTTGGGGTACTAGACATGCTTCAGAGCAAAAGGGAGATTGGTTATCCTAAAAAGCATGGGAGTGTTTTAGTATAA
- a CDS encoding ABC transporter permease, with protein sequence MAELKTNRKTINRKNTSIWNKVHKDFRLNKYVYMMAIPMILYFILFHYIPMYGVTIAFKSFNTRLGILHSPWVGFKHFKSFFDSMYFARTVKNTALISFYSLMSGFPAAVILALLLNEIRLDKFKRCVQTVTYLPHFISLVVICGMIIDFTSTDGLINSILVGFGVEPVNWLTKPEWFRTIYIGSGVWQSIGWDSIIYLAALAGIDPTLYEAATVDGAGRWKQLLHVTLPGIAPTIVVMLILNIGGLMSVGSEKIILLYNPMTWETSDVISSYVYRKGLIGADYSFSTAVGLLESLIGFVLLILANKFSKKISETSLW encoded by the coding sequence GTGGCAGAATTAAAGACTAATAGGAAAACTATTAATAGAAAAAATACCAGTATTTGGAATAAGGTTCACAAGGATTTTAGGCTTAATAAGTATGTATATATGATGGCGATACCGATGATATTGTATTTTATACTATTTCACTATATCCCTATGTATGGCGTTACCATAGCCTTTAAAAGTTTTAATACTAGGCTTGGCATACTTCATAGTCCATGGGTAGGCTTTAAACATTTTAAATCATTTTTCGATAGTATGTATTTTGCTAGAACAGTTAAAAATACAGCTTTAATCAGCTTTTATTCACTTATGAGTGGATTCCCTGCAGCTGTTATTTTAGCACTTTTGCTAAACGAAATAAGGCTTGATAAGTTTAAGAGATGTGTTCAAACAGTTACCTATTTACCACACTTTATATCTTTAGTTGTAATATGTGGTATGATAATAGATTTTACATCAACAGATGGATTAATTAATTCAATACTTGTAGGTTTTGGGGTGGAGCCTGTTAATTGGCTTACAAAGCCTGAATGGTTTAGAACAATATATATTGGTTCTGGTGTTTGGCAGAGCATAGGCTGGGATAGCATTATTTACTTAGCTGCACTAGCCGGAATTGATCCAACCTTATATGAAGCTGCTACAGTAGACGGAGCTGGAAGATGGAAGCAGCTTTTGCACGTTACTCTACCTGGTATAGCTCCTACAATTGTAGTAATGCTGATACTTAATATAGGCGGGCTTATGAGTGTTGGTTCAGAGAAAATTATTCTATTGTACAACCCTATGACCTGGGAAACCTCAGACGTAATATCCAGCTATGTTTACAGAAAGGGACTTATTGGAGCAGATTACAGCTTTAGTACTGCTGTAGGTCTTCTTGAATCTCTGATAGGTTTTGTGCTTTTAATCTTGGCTAATAAGTTCAGTAAAAAGATTTCTGAAACAAGTTTATGGTGA
- a CDS encoding extracellular solute-binding protein: MKTRRMLSLTLGALLTMTAVVGCNKTKPTQGENEPGKGEKKNISIKYWVPFTPNQLIKSLNESEMYKELEKRTGVHVDFIHPAEGQELEQFNILVNSKELPDVIQTYAGEYKGGIDKAIEDGVYLRLNELIDKYAPNYKKLLENDPELARQVTTDKGNIYTFPIVREDKDEPAWWGPVVRKDWLDELGLKEPATIDEWYNVLKQFKEKKNAQAPLIISKKGIDPYGTIVSAFDIGPYFYKKNNVVKYGPMEANFKEYLTTMNKWYNEGLIDKDFATRDKKSRESVITSGKAGAFLTEYALVDQYAAAIKGTDPKAVFAPTVQPSLKPGENVNYRVVNDANGGYEAVITTACKNPEEVVKWFDYAYGKEGYMLFNYGIEGTSYTMVDGKPKFTDIMTKNPDGLDFWAVCNKYKLEVGPYLRDYKAVPEFTSFDKDAMNKWTKAGADYVIPPVTLTPEENERYSEIMGDIDTYRDEMVLKFITGKEPISKFDSYVEQLKKMKIEEAIKIYQAALGRYNNRKVK; the protein is encoded by the coding sequence ATGAAAACCAGACGAATGCTATCGCTTACTCTTGGTGCTTTGTTAACTATGACTGCTGTTGTGGGGTGTAACAAAACTAAACCAACCCAAGGTGAAAATGAACCCGGTAAAGGTGAAAAGAAAAATATATCAATAAAGTATTGGGTTCCATTTACTCCTAATCAACTTATAAAAAGCTTGAATGAAAGTGAAATGTATAAAGAGCTGGAAAAGAGAACTGGAGTACATGTGGATTTTATACATCCAGCTGAAGGGCAAGAACTTGAGCAGTTTAATATCCTTGTAAATTCAAAGGAGCTTCCAGATGTTATACAGACTTATGCTGGGGAGTATAAAGGCGGTATAGATAAGGCTATAGAAGATGGCGTTTATTTAAGGTTAAATGAGCTTATAGATAAATATGCTCCAAATTATAAAAAGCTTTTAGAGAATGACCCGGAATTAGCAAGACAAGTAACTACAGACAAAGGAAATATATATACTTTTCCTATAGTTCGTGAAGATAAAGATGAACCAGCATGGTGGGGGCCGGTTGTTCGTAAGGATTGGCTTGATGAACTAGGCTTGAAGGAGCCTGCAACCATAGATGAATGGTATAACGTGCTAAAGCAATTTAAAGAAAAGAAAAATGCTCAAGCACCTTTAATAATAAGCAAAAAGGGAATAGACCCTTATGGAACTATAGTAAGTGCCTTTGATATTGGACCTTATTTTTACAAGAAAAACAATGTGGTGAAATATGGACCTATGGAAGCAAACTTCAAGGAATACCTTACAACAATGAATAAGTGGTATAACGAAGGACTAATTGATAAAGATTTTGCAACCCGTGATAAAAAGAGTAGAGAATCTGTAATAACTTCAGGAAAAGCTGGTGCATTCTTAACAGAATACGCACTTGTGGATCAATATGCAGCTGCTATAAAAGGAACAGATCCTAAGGCTGTATTTGCACCTACAGTACAACCTTCTTTAAAGCCAGGTGAAAATGTAAATTATAGAGTAGTAAATGATGCAAATGGTGGTTACGAGGCGGTTATAACAACAGCCTGCAAAAATCCAGAAGAAGTTGTTAAGTGGTTTGATTATGCTTATGGCAAAGAAGGTTATATGCTGTTTAACTATGGAATTGAAGGCACAAGCTATACTATGGTCGATGGAAAGCCAAAATTCACAGATATAATGACTAAAAATCCTGATGGTCTTGATTTCTGGGCAGTATGTAATAAATACAAGCTGGAGGTTGGACCATACCTAAGAGACTACAAAGCTGTTCCTGAGTTTACAAGCTTTGATAAGGATGCTATGAATAAGTGGACTAAGGCTGGAGCTGATTATGTAATTCCTCCTGTAACACTTACTCCTGAAGAAAATGAAAGGTATTCTGAAATTATGGGAGATATAGATACTTATAGAGACGAAATGGTATTAAAATTTATAACCGGAAAAGAGCCAATCAGCAAGTTTGACAGCTACGTAGAGCAGCTTAAGAAGATGAAAATTGAAGAAGCAATTAAAATTTATCAAGCAGCTCTTGGAAGATACAATAACAGAAAAGTGAAGTAG
- a CDS encoding LCP family protein, with product MKLKKILFITALLFIAFATSSGIYAYSQINKIKNVKISKTDEDLGINIKPESIDMEPEDKIVRVTEENPKEQKPEIINQQSILNEYDTSINNQIRSIALFGIDTGRDKYDVPHSDSIIIATIDPQNKKIKLSSIMRDTYVRIKGHGSSKLSDAYAFGGPQLALRTLNENFGLNIRDYATVDFFTLEKAIDVLGGVTVDIKANELKELNFRVEEAANLQKKAPVLIKQSGTQNLNGIQAVAYCRIRKIGGGDFERTSRQRIVLTQLINKAQASGVVKYHSLASEIFPLIETSLSNSDILKLGTQIISTGITNVEQQRFPLDGYCKGEIIKGVWYLVPRPGIEATKEHIRNYIFKDVTPHSKAPLF from the coding sequence ATGAAACTAAAAAAGATATTATTTATTACTGCGTTATTGTTTATAGCTTTTGCAACATCCTCGGGTATATATGCATATAGTCAAATAAACAAAATAAAAAACGTTAAAATATCAAAAACTGACGAAGACCTAGGAATAAACATAAAACCTGAATCTATTGATATGGAACCCGAAGATAAAATTGTTAGGGTAACTGAAGAAAATCCAAAAGAGCAAAAGCCCGAGATAATTAATCAACAAAGCATACTTAACGAATACGATACAAGCATCAATAACCAAATTCGAAGCATTGCGCTTTTCGGCATAGACACAGGCAGAGATAAATATGATGTTCCTCATTCAGACTCTATAATAATCGCTACCATAGATCCACAAAATAAAAAGATTAAGCTTTCATCAATTATGAGAGACACTTATGTCCGTATAAAGGGACACGGAAGCAGCAAACTATCTGACGCCTATGCTTTTGGCGGTCCACAGCTTGCTTTAAGAACTCTTAACGAAAATTTTGGACTTAATATAAGAGATTATGCAACAGTAGATTTTTTTACTCTAGAAAAGGCCATAGATGTACTTGGAGGTGTAACTGTAGATATAAAAGCCAATGAGCTTAAGGAACTAAACTTTAGAGTTGAAGAAGCTGCAAACCTTCAGAAAAAAGCTCCAGTACTTATAAAACAATCCGGAACTCAAAATTTAAATGGAATTCAAGCAGTGGCCTATTGCAGAATAAGAAAAATTGGCGGAGGAGACTTTGAGAGAACCTCAAGGCAAAGAATTGTCTTAACCCAGCTTATAAATAAAGCTCAAGCAAGCGGGGTAGTTAAATATCATTCTCTAGCTTCAGAAATTTTTCCATTAATTGAGACAAGCTTATCCAATTCTGACATTTTAAAGCTAGGAACACAGATAATTTCAACAGGCATAACTAATGTGGAACAGCAACGTTTTCCTCTAGATGGCTACTGTAAGGGAGAAATAATAAAAGGAGTGTGGTATTTAGTCCCAAGGCCAGGAATTGAAGCTACCAAAGAACATATTAGAAATTATATTTTTAAGGATGTAACGCCTCATTCAAAAGCACCCTTGTTTTAA